A segment of the Centropristis striata isolate RG_2023a ecotype Rhode Island chromosome 15, C.striata_1.0, whole genome shotgun sequence genome:
GAGAGGATAAGAGCATCCTGGTCTAGCATGACAAATGCAAAACACACAGTATGAATGGGAACATCATGTGTTTGGCTGTAAGTAGTGTTTTTATGAATGGAGGCTGTCTGTTCTGCATCAGTAGCTTTGGAGATTACATCATAAGTGGTTTTAGTGGTTTCTGATAGCAGAGCCATGATGGCACACGATGTAATTTTATGATGTCAATacaatttaatattttacttttcagcTTCCTTCTTTCAAAAACACATCTATACCTTTAAATTATCATTCACACAAAGTAACAGTAATCTgcaagtatgtttttttgtttttgtttttaagaagaTTTTTCTGttagatggatgtgaataaagTAGAATAAAGTCTGATGATATTATTGTGTTGCACCTGTAAATCTAAAATTGCAATTTTTAAtgattgtattttaaaaatgtatctataGTTTTCTatgttataattgttattattgctGCAAAATAAGAGATTTTTATTCTCAATTAGCCTTTCCTAGTTAAgtggttaaaaaatataagacaagTTTGTGTGAATTAGTATATTTATTGTCATAATTTTCAATAAACTATCAACAagtatgggtttttttgttttattttttaagaaaattgcTGTTAAAGTAGAAAAAAGTTTGTATGAGTGAGGAGGCTGAGCTGAGCATCCCCTCCCTCTGCCTGAGTCCTTATGCAAGTAGATCtaacatttcaacttttatttcttatattacaatattgtataagaaaaaatgtatttgtagtttttattttattttatctgaatTTGTGGCATAGTTTTCTATGTTATAATCATAATTATTGctgcaaaataagaaattctTATTCTCAGTTACCCTTTCCTGGTTAAgcagttaaaaaatataagacaagTTTGTGTGAATTAGTATATTTACAGTCACAATTTTCAAAcaactatcaaataaagcatgCTGACTGCTCAGGACACGCCTCCCATCAACTGCTATCAGCTGTAGCACCTGAACACCTGCTTGATCATTAGTTTGTCAGACAAAAAATGGTATATCTGTCTGAGCTAGTAGGTTGAACACATTGATTTGAATGCAGATATATATGAACTAATAACTGTTCAGAAAAATAAGTTTAGAGGGCTAATTTTGAGTTGCACTCTGCTCCGGTTATGTTCTGCTTAGCTCCCTCTTCTGGCTATCCAGTAGTTAATGTCACTTGTGATAAAACAGTTCTCTACCCATTAAATTCACTTAAACTTTGCTCTGGAGAACAGCTAGGCCAACATGTTTGAAGATCTACTCTAAAGAGACAAAGACTGTAAACTTCATGAGCTGTACCGTCCCATCAGTGTCATTTTCAGATGTTTCATGTTGGAACACACATGAGCATTGACTCTCACTCACCCAGACCAAGGAAGGAGTAGACCCACTGCAGCACTGAAGCCGTCTGCAGTCTCCTGTGCAGGGGCACTTCGCTGGGGGCAAATTGAATCTTCATGTTTTccaggagagagaagagagacaaaCCGAAGCAATGCAGCCAGCGGCGCAGAGGAAGAGTGAGTGAAGTGGGTCCAAAGTCTGCCCTTCTCACCTCATCACCTCCCATTGACTGTCTTATCTCAGCCACTCAAAATGGGGATTGATTTGTCAATCCGTATCTAACATATCTGACTTTTGACCCTGCAAGGAAAGACCTGGAATAACATGAACATCAGCGAAAACTCAGTGGAAGAGAAGAATGTCAAATACTTTTTAATGGGACTTTTTTCTTACTGCACTGCATGGAAGGAAGGCAGTCATTGGCTGGCATGTCTGTGTAGAATATATATGTTGTAATGGCAGCCCCATCTGGTTGAGCAATTATGCAACTGCAGCTCAGGGTGAAAGTGATAAAGGTCCTCTGTAGAGGTTTATTACCACATAAGGTCACTATGAGTGCTGTAGgaaatattttgaaattatGGCAAGGGTAAAACTGGGAAACTAATCAATTTCACCATGGAAGTTACCcagtaattatattatatttcaccatgtttacatattatatattatgttgtgtatgcacaccctgcacaggctaaatatatgacacattgctgtgttattattattattactactactactactattattattatatacatatactgttgctgtcattactattattactatatactgtgatatactactattattattattattattattattatactggccattagctccattactaaccatttcaatcaatttaGTAcagtggtgttctttacctttcACAGATCAtagttcaatgaggataattcactcgtttttcattaaaaaaaaatgcatgttaaaaggttttttttttatgtacattggaaagacctgcatataaaatacaataattttatattaatcagattttttttttcaaaacaggagggttaaagggaGCATTTTACCTGCATGGTTTGATTGGCATACCAGAAAACCAATATTCTAATAATATACTTTGATTAACATCTCCAACCATGTAAGTACAATTCTTTCCAGCTCTTTGGATAGAATACTAACAAGGGAAATTGTTATAGTTATTAATACTATTTAGGTTGGCAGCTATTTTTTTCTGGGCCACAAACACCCTCAGTGATTCAGGATCAAACCCTACTGTCCATAGtctcctttctctctttatCTTTCAATCTGTTTCACTCATTAGCTTTTATTAGACTGACATTTGCCAGGGACAATAGGTCTGACTGCCATTTCGATTTAGTTTTGCCCTTTGATAGCATCttcataaattattaattattcagGGATTATCTGCCATAATTACCTCTTTACCCTTTGATCTTGAAAACTCAGTCTGTAAGTTAATGTTGTACCTGCACACATGGaacaaaaaaatagtaaatgcagttaaataaaagtaaatcataATACTTTATGTGTAAGTGTAAGTATGTCTTGTGAAAAAAATGAGCTGTCAGCTTAGATTATAAAAAGCTCTATTTAGATAATGTGCCTGTCCGTCAGAAATTGTGGTCCAATGTAAAACAGGCCCTGAGGGTGTGTAATGAGTTGGCATTATTCATGTGTTCCACTATTTGCTGGCACAGTCTGCCAAGCAATGTCTCTGTCACAAAGGCAGTTTTACATGAATCAGTAGCTcatattttgcagtgtggaccTTTTTATGGCTTCGATTAGCTATgatttacataatttaaataagaagaatatacagtcatggaaaaaattattagaccaccccttttcttcaatttcttgttcattttaatgcctggtgtaaaatatagctcataagagtttaatttaagagttgatatctagacattttccatggttttcttgataataaccaaaatcatgattaaaaaaacatggacaatgtctagatatcaactcttaaattaaactgttatgagctattttttttgttgttgttattgttatatttgtccaaacaaattgtagctttagttgtaccaggtattaaaatgaacaagacattgaagaaaacaagggtggtttaatacttttttccattaatgtatttttggttattttgtgtctgttttgatcatttttacttttatttttggtcattttgtgtcttttttgatcatttctacgtttatttttggtcattatgtacctttttttggtcatcaactattattattagttattattattatttattattcaactTAATCTTGTATCATATTCTTCGTAATCATTTGAGGTTTTTCCCTAaagatatgtattttatttgcattttcgtTGTATCCGGCAAGGTCGTTTCTCATTTCTCATTCTGGTTCATCAAATACTCCAAAGGTTGACAGAAACAGAGGCATAGTGATGGCTGGACCAAACGTCTCTCCTACTGTACTACGACGCAGTGTGCGTAAAAACGCACCGTTTACGTCAAGCTCACCGTTTTCATCAGCTTTACTATATCGGAAATCAATGGTcaaatttcaaagtaaaagcagcaaAGCTGAGTTTTACGGCTAGGAATGCGCAGCCTAAAGAGATTTTagctataatataatataatagccTATAGACGTATTTGggtgtattaatttatttcacaCTATTTCAAAAGAGCGTTGTCATGGCTTTATGCCGCAGGTTAAGCCGGaagttgttttatatttgttccaacttgacttttattttcctcctcGGCTCGGCGGCTCCGGCTCCGTGTCTCCGGGATGCTGAGCAGGAGGGCGGGGCTGTTTTCGTTGCAGTGCCCTGCCGTGGAGTGATGTTGCAAGACGTACGGGACAGAACGGGCACAGAGGGAAGCAGAGCAAACGTTCACACGGTTGTTTTTTCCAATAGAATCGTTcaaatctgtctgttttagAAGGAAAATGGATTTACTGAATAACCTAATCTAGCGTCAACAGTGTTGGAGCCGTCCGTTGCTgcctgacacacacacggacatcTTGTTTCTCTCAAATCGGGATACCGGAGTGTAGAgacatatttttcttcatttcggACCCGGTTTCAGGTTGTAGTGGAGCTCTGCACGGCTCATCATGGCGTGGCCCTGTATCAGCAGGGCGTGCTGCATGGCCCGCTTCTGGAACCAGCTGGACAAGGCTGACATTGCGGTGCCTTTGGTCTTCACCAAGTACACGGACGTCTCTGAGATGCAGCACATCCAGCTGCAGCCGCCGCTCCACCCTCCCCAGGCCCGGGTCGCCATAGAAACGCAGCCGTCTCGCGCAGAAGCCCGCGCCGCCAAAGGTGCACGGGGCCCGCGCAGGTGCGTCTCCGAAGAGCGCGTGTGCAGCTCGGTGATGCGCGAGGACTTTAAGCACTGGAAAGTGAGACCGGAACCGAGCTGTAAACCCAAGAACGAGTACCACGGACCGGAGACGCCGTTCAACAGCGAGACCCAGTACCAGAAGGACTTCAAACCCTGGCCCATCCCGAAAAGGTACGACCATCCCTGGATACCTAAACAGGCCGAGGACCGGGCTCCGGACAGGTCCAGGCACTCCAAGCAGCAGACGGAGGCGGACAGCGGAGTGGAGAAGAGCGCTATTGCAGACAAGGTGCACGAGAAAGACTTCCTGCAGGGCcaggagaggaaaaagaagTCCAGTAAACCAGAGGGGCAGAAGAAAGTTGTCCTGAAGGTGGAAGGAGAGGGCAGAGGGAGGGCGGCGGCGGACGCTGTGAACAGGCAGATCAAAGAGGAGATCACAGCCGACAGCTCGTACAAGTGAGTCTACTGGGTATACTTCCCTCTATGAAGGGTTATAGGGGTCAAAAACTGTAAATCATACTTTTATTAGGTCActtaatcatcaaaattaccaTCATTACCACCAATTACCTTTATAATCAGATGTTTTACATAAATGTCTATCTTAAAACACAATTCATCTGTTATCAGGTGAAAATATTTAGGGACTGTATGAAAATTATTGCAGTGggaatccaatccaatccactttatttatatggcaCGATTTtggaataatattttttacatagcCACTAAATCGCACAAAGTGCAACTGACGAAATTAAACATCCGGTATTTCCAATATTCCAGCTATTCTTTAATGTTCAACCAAGAGCTGTCACTGTCACATTATTTGacacatttgcatatttttcaaaaatcaaaaactgtaaatcaTACTTTTATTAGTTCACTTAATCATCAACATTACCATCATTACCACCAATTACCTTTATAATCAGATGTTTTACATAAATGTCTATCTTAAAACACAATTCATCTGTTATCAGGTGAAAATATTTAGGGACTGTATGAAAATTATTGCAGTGGGAATCCAATCCAAtcctctttatttatatagcatgattttggaataatattttttacaaagcCACTAAATCGCACAAAGTGCAACTGACGAAATGATAACAAATTTAAACATCCTGTATATCCAATGCTCCAGCTATTCTTTAATGTTCAACCAAGAGCTGTCACTGTCACATTATTTGCATATTGTtttcaaaaatcaaaaactgtaaatcaTACTTTTATTAGTTCActtaatcatcaaaattaccaTCATTACCACCAATTACCTTTATAATCAGATGTTTTACATAAATGTCTATCTTAAAACACAATTCATCTGTTATCAGGTGAAATTATTTAGGGACTGTATGAAAATGATTGCAGTGggaatccaatccactttatttatatagcatggttttggaataatattttttacatagcCACTAAATCGCACAAAGTGCAACTGACAAAATTATAACAAATTTAAACATGCTGTATATCCAATACTCCAGCTATTATTTAATGTTCAACCAAGAGCTGTCACTGTCACATTATTTGacacatttgcatatttttcaa
Coding sequences within it:
- the map6a gene encoding microtubule-associated protein 6 homolog isoform X2 — protein: MAWPCISRACCMARFWNQLDKADIAVPLVFTKYTDVSEMQHIQLQPPLHPPQARVAIETQPSRAEARAAKGARGPRRCVSEERVCSSVMREDFKHWKVRPEPSCKPKNEYHGPETPFNSETQYQKDFKPWPIPKRYDHPWIPKQAEDRAPDRSRHSKQQTEADSGVEKSAIADKVHEKDFLQGQERKKKSSKPEGQKKVVLKVEGEGRGRAAADAVNRQIKEEITADSSYKTEYKAYRDVKPAKMIRARSQYLPPDEKTSLETSYSATFKGQAPLRPADNKALERRRIRSLYSEPYIDPIKQVDRYSALRSKPKKPGATAAGQSKPAKKAKDKQSATLKGSKKTTSENQSENRPAVGDKEKKMLRTSYSDPVIIIPRVLLEENHHLHHHHHCWMEPSLGGAAGSYALP
- the map6a gene encoding microtubule-associated protein 6 isoform X3 gives rise to the protein MAWPCISRACCMARFWNQLDKADIAVPLVFTKYTDVSEMQHIQLQPPLHPPQARVAIETQPSRAEARAAKGARGPRRCVSEERVCSSVMREDFKHWKVRPEPSCKPKNEYHGPETPFNSETQYQKDFKPWPIPKRYDHPWIPKQAEDRAPDRSRHSKQQTEADSGVEKSAIADKVHEKDFLQGQERKKKSSKPEGQKKVVLKVEGEGRGRAAADAVNRQIKEEITADSSYKTEYKAYRDVKPAKMIRARSQYLPPDEKTSLETSYSATFKGQAPLRPADNKALERRRIRSLYSEPYIDPIKQVDRYSALRSKPKKPGATAAGQSKPAKKAKDKQSATLKGSKKTTSENQSENRPAVGDKEKRLC